In a genomic window of Dioscorea cayenensis subsp. rotundata cultivar TDr96_F1 unplaced genomic scaffold, TDr96_F1_v2_PseudoChromosome.rev07_lg8_w22 25.fasta BLBR01001548.1, whole genome shotgun sequence:
- the LOC120256660 gene encoding uncharacterized protein LOC120256660 isoform X1, translated as MTQGMNHAFGKLPDHLLIEVFLRIPICEWAQISCVSKQWASIFRGESLWQTAIARTWPFASHRKRWPGPIPRGSCRRRYAALYASEHIIAPGVEADELIGHAFLFLKEQLERSILPPPSSILHGTIIDQFIACGKSKDNAHELASHIWLAVINNLEENQRTFILLKRLAQEGDFVLPYPYSRSYKVLWRVFDKLFTDFRDCLNRVDYSELLSCAKSLFQPLPSSWLGY; from the exons ATGACACAGGGGATGAATCATGCATTTGGAAAACTACCTGATCATCTCCTCATAGAAGTCTTTTTAAGGATACCAATTTGTGAGTGGGCTCAAATCTCATGTGTCAGCAAGCAATGGGCTTCTATATTCCGAGGCGAAAGCTTGTGGCAAACTGCCATTGCCCGAACCTGGCCTTTTGCTAGTCATAGGAAGCGTTGGCCGGGTCCTATTCCCCGAGGCTCATGTCGAAG GAGATATGCAGCTTTATATGCTAGTGAACACATCATTGCACCAGGTGTTGAAGCTGATGAGCTCATAGGCCATGCTTTTCTATTTCTGAAAGAACAACTTGAACGCTCAATTTTGCCTCCTCCATCTAGTATTCTTCATGGTACCATAATTG ATCAATTCATTGCCTGTGGTAAGTCAAAAGACAATGCCCATGAACTTGCTTCACATATCTGGCTAGCAGTTATCAACAACTTGGAAGAAAACCAACGTACATTTATCCTACTTAAACGCCTCGCTCAAGAAGGAGAT TTCGTCCTTCCATATCCATACTCGCGATCGTATAAAGTACTGTGGAGAGTGTTTGATAAGTTGTTCACCGACTTCCGCGACTGCCTCAATCGTGTGGACTACTCTGAATTACTATCATGTGCAAAGTCTTTGTTCCAGCCGTTACCATCTTCATGGTTGGGCTACTAG
- the LOC120256660 gene encoding uncharacterized protein LOC120256660 isoform X2, translating to MNHAFGKLPDHLLIEVFLRIPICEWAQISCVSKQWASIFRGESLWQTAIARTWPFASHRKRWPGPIPRGSCRRRYAALYASEHIIAPGVEADELIGHAFLFLKEQLERSILPPPSSILHGTIIDQFIACGKSKDNAHELASHIWLAVINNLEENQRTFILLKRLAQEGDFVLPYPYSRSYKVLWRVFDKLFTDFRDCLNRVDYSELLSCAKSLFQPLPSSWLGY from the exons ATGAATCATGCATTTGGAAAACTACCTGATCATCTCCTCATAGAAGTCTTTTTAAGGATACCAATTTGTGAGTGGGCTCAAATCTCATGTGTCAGCAAGCAATGGGCTTCTATATTCCGAGGCGAAAGCTTGTGGCAAACTGCCATTGCCCGAACCTGGCCTTTTGCTAGTCATAGGAAGCGTTGGCCGGGTCCTATTCCCCGAGGCTCATGTCGAAG GAGATATGCAGCTTTATATGCTAGTGAACACATCATTGCACCAGGTGTTGAAGCTGATGAGCTCATAGGCCATGCTTTTCTATTTCTGAAAGAACAACTTGAACGCTCAATTTTGCCTCCTCCATCTAGTATTCTTCATGGTACCATAATTG ATCAATTCATTGCCTGTGGTAAGTCAAAAGACAATGCCCATGAACTTGCTTCACATATCTGGCTAGCAGTTATCAACAACTTGGAAGAAAACCAACGTACATTTATCCTACTTAAACGCCTCGCTCAAGAAGGAGAT TTCGTCCTTCCATATCCATACTCGCGATCGTATAAAGTACTGTGGAGAGTGTTTGATAAGTTGTTCACCGACTTCCGCGACTGCCTCAATCGTGTGGACTACTCTGAATTACTATCATGTGCAAAGTCTTTGTTCCAGCCGTTACCATCTTCATGGTTGGGCTACTAG